From one Candidatus Poribacteria bacterium genomic stretch:
- a CDS encoding methyltransferase domain-containing protein, whose translation MLYSIIVSAGLETIAREELTERFGDTGHLKILERRPQRLLFQYRGNPRDLLSLRTAEHLFFVLKRTPKMTRSRSSLAALSGSLTRFNFKEMSECCRQVGINVRKRTPFRVTSRLSGKRNFRRLDLQRVVERALLDRGWYLAKGGASLDIWAEVHGDDGYISVKLSSNEMAQRPYKHAHIPASLKPTVAYSMVRLSRPHPTDVFLDAMCGAGTILLERAFIGRYGYLIGGDISTEALDATVVNFGRQHQPRQFFRWDAHTLPLQPNTVDKIVCNLPFGETIGNISQLTNLYRQCLGEYARVLRPRGRMVLLTSQRELLQRALKQQRSLRVTQQLTVDVRGMRAWIYVIRFT comes from the coding sequence ATGCTTTATTCTATCATTGTAAGCGCGGGACTGGAAACAATCGCACGCGAGGAATTAACCGAACGCTTTGGCGACACCGGACACCTGAAAATCCTTGAACGCAGACCCCAACGACTCCTTTTTCAGTATAGGGGCAACCCGCGCGATTTGTTGTCCCTACGAACAGCAGAGCATCTTTTTTTCGTCCTGAAGCGGACACCGAAAATGACGCGCTCACGGAGTTCTCTGGCGGCATTGAGCGGTTCGCTCACACGCTTCAATTTCAAAGAGATGTCCGAGTGTTGTCGGCAAGTCGGTATCAATGTCCGAAAGCGCACACCGTTTCGGGTGACAAGTCGGTTGTCTGGGAAGCGCAACTTTCGGAGACTTGACCTTCAGCGCGTCGTGGAACGTGCCTTATTGGATCGCGGATGGTATCTGGCGAAGGGTGGCGCGTCACTGGATATATGGGCAGAGGTACACGGAGACGACGGTTATATTAGCGTCAAACTCTCATCGAACGAGATGGCACAGCGTCCCTATAAACACGCACATATACCGGCATCGCTCAAACCGACGGTAGCATACAGCATGGTGCGGCTTTCACGTCCACATCCGACCGATGTCTTTTTGGACGCTATGTGTGGTGCAGGGACCATTCTATTGGAACGTGCGTTCATCGGTCGCTACGGTTACCTCATCGGCGGTGATATTTCTACAGAGGCGTTGGATGCCACTGTGGTGAATTTCGGTAGACAACATCAACCGCGTCAGTTCTTCCGTTGGGATGCGCACACCTTACCCCTACAGCCGAACACGGTCGATAAGATTGTCTGTAACCTTCCATTCGGCGAGACAATCGGGAATATCTCACAACTCACAAACCTATACCGCCAGTGTCTTGGAGAGTATGCGCGCGTTCTGAGACCGAGAGGCAGGATGGTGCTGCTCACCTCGCAACGCGAATTGCTTCAGAGAGCACTCAAACAACAACGTTCCCTCAGGGTTACCCAACAATTAACGGTCGATGTCCGCGGCATGCGCGCATGGATTTATGTTATTCGCTTCACATAG
- a CDS encoding CaiB/BaiF CoA-transferase family protein: MASPLNGIKVLDLTRVLAGPYATMLLGDLGAEVIKIEQPGTGDESRNFGPFKNGFSLYFMSVNRGKRSVTLNLKTERGRAIFKRLLNQTDILVENFRPGTMEKLGLSYDTLKSEYPSLIYAACSGFGQTGPYAQQGAYDMIIQGMGGIISITGEPDRPPVRVGTSISDITAALFTTIGILSALHHRNQTGKGQFVDVAMLDSLVAVLENAVVRYFATGEAPKPLGARHPAITPFEAFASADGHVIIALGNDTLWSKFCEHVGRQELISDKRFRTNADRTENHDQLFPILSEIMSQRATDDWIDALGTIGVPCGPINAMDKVVTHPQVQAREMITRVAHKITGEVEVPGVPIKLSETPGSVDAPAPSLGEHTVEVLTGLLKIDTDEIEQLRQDGII; encoded by the coding sequence ATGGCAAGTCCCCTGAACGGTATAAAAGTCTTGGACCTGACACGAGTGCTCGCCGGTCCTTATGCCACAATGCTTCTCGGCGATCTCGGTGCGGAGGTCATCAAGATTGAACAACCCGGTACAGGGGACGAATCTCGCAATTTCGGTCCCTTCAAAAACGGGTTTAGTCTCTACTTCATGAGCGTCAATCGTGGGAAACGGAGCGTGACGCTCAACCTCAAGACCGAACGGGGACGCGCGATATTCAAACGGTTGTTGAATCAGACCGATATTCTGGTGGAGAATTTCCGTCCCGGAACGATGGAAAAATTGGGTTTGAGTTATGACACGCTCAAATCTGAGTATCCGTCGCTTATTTATGCAGCGTGTTCCGGTTTTGGGCAGACGGGTCCCTACGCGCAGCAGGGCGCGTATGATATGATTATCCAAGGGATGGGCGGTATTATCAGTATCACTGGTGAACCCGATAGACCCCCTGTGCGTGTCGGTACCTCTATCAGCGACATTACCGCTGCGCTCTTCACGACAATCGGTATCCTTTCTGCACTGCACCATCGCAACCAAACGGGTAAGGGACAGTTTGTTGATGTGGCAATGTTAGATAGTCTTGTTGCTGTTTTGGAAAATGCTGTTGTCCGCTATTTCGCAACGGGTGAGGCACCAAAACCGCTCGGGGCCAGACATCCAGCGATCACACCCTTCGAGGCGTTCGCATCTGCTGACGGACACGTTATTATTGCCCTTGGAAACGATACCCTTTGGTCAAAGTTCTGTGAGCACGTCGGTAGGCAGGAACTCATCTCGGATAAACGGTTTCGGACGAATGCAGACCGAACAGAAAACCACGATCAACTCTTCCCGATCCTTTCGGAGATTATGTCGCAACGCGCAACAGACGATTGGATTGACGCACTCGGCACGATTGGTGTCCCCTGCGGTCCCATCAATGCGATGGACAAGGTTGTTACCCACCCACAAGTCCAAGCACGGGAGATGATTACACGCGTCGCACACAAAATCACGGGTGAAGTTGAAGTGCCGGGCGTACCTATTAAACTATCAGAAACCCCCGGCAGCGTGGACGCACCGGCACCGAGTCTCGGCGAACACACGGTTGAGGTCTTGACGGGTTTGTTGAAAATAGATACGGATGAAATCGAGCAGTTAAGGCAAGATGGGATCATTTAG
- a CDS encoding prolyl oligopeptidase family serine peptidase, with protein sequence MSDETLQTLHGTTLLTLEGDLAARMVETLDGYVTDAVASSPEKRGALWNRDYSSHDAYLKSVEPNRERFRKQIGCLDERLPIEELSYVATTRTSARILESEKYIVSRVRWQVFDAVDGEGLLLEPTQNVPITGQVIALPDADWTPEMIAGVTADLPPNAQFARRLAQAGCRVVVPLLINREDTYSGNPTLGAMTNQPHREFIYRMAYQLGRHIIGYEVQKVLSLVDWMSHADVPIGVIGYGEGGLIALYSAAVDTRIQATAVSGYFQSRQAVWREPIYRNVWGLLHEFGDAEIASLVAPRPLIIEASRGPEIAGPPPPRSGRGGGAPGQLVSPPLDAVKSEFDRARDCYQQLGAESAVHLISPEDRLPGAQDTLRTFLTELGAEGVSIDSSPLLAPSDVDDFDYAAQQQRQFMQLVNLTQRFLREAASRRQQFFWEKTDTSSLESWGETCRDPKVYFWDEVIGRCPAPDVPANPRTRLIYDEPNWKGYEVVLDVWKDVFAYGILLLPNDLQPEEQRPVVVCQHGLEGRPQDTADPKIESVYYAYAASLADRGFIAYAPQNPYIGQDAFRVIQRKGNPIKWSLFSLIIRQHERTLDWLAAQPFVDADRIGFYGLSYGGKTAMRVPAVLDRYACSICSADFNEWIVKNATFDARYSYMFGGEYEMPEFDLGNTFNYGEMAGLIAPRPFMVERGHEDGVAPDEWVAHEFAVVRRLYVQLGIADRTEIEFFDGGHQINAEATFRFLHRHLNWPEP encoded by the coding sequence ATGTCGGACGAAACCTTGCAAACACTACACGGAACAACCCTTTTGACGCTGGAGGGAGATCTTGCTGCACGGATGGTCGAGACTCTTGACGGGTACGTTACCGACGCGGTAGCGAGTTCTCCTGAAAAACGCGGGGCTTTATGGAACCGAGATTACAGCTCTCACGATGCATACCTTAAATCCGTTGAACCCAATCGGGAACGGTTTAGAAAACAGATTGGCTGCCTCGATGAACGGTTGCCAATTGAGGAACTCAGCTATGTAGCCACTACACGTACATCGGCGCGGATTCTCGAAAGCGAGAAGTACATTGTATCTCGCGTCCGGTGGCAGGTTTTTGATGCGGTTGACGGAGAAGGGTTGTTGTTAGAACCGACGCAAAATGTCCCGATTACTGGACAGGTTATCGCCCTACCGGATGCCGACTGGACACCTGAAATGATCGCTGGAGTGACAGCGGATTTACCACCGAATGCCCAGTTCGCAAGGCGTTTGGCACAAGCGGGGTGTCGCGTCGTCGTTCCGCTCCTTATTAACCGCGAAGATACCTATTCGGGTAATCCAACCCTCGGTGCAATGACGAATCAACCCCACCGCGAATTCATCTACCGGATGGCGTATCAACTCGGTCGGCATATCATCGGGTATGAAGTGCAGAAGGTGTTGTCGTTGGTGGACTGGATGTCGCATGCCGATGTACCGATTGGTGTTATCGGTTACGGTGAAGGTGGTCTGATTGCACTCTACAGTGCCGCTGTGGATACACGGATTCAAGCGACGGCTGTCAGCGGCTATTTTCAATCGCGGCAAGCGGTCTGGCGAGAACCGATCTACAGGAATGTATGGGGATTGTTACACGAGTTTGGTGACGCTGAAATCGCTAGTCTCGTCGCGCCGCGTCCGCTAATTATTGAAGCGAGCCGTGGACCTGAAATTGCTGGTCCACCACCGCCGCGCTCGGGACGTGGAGGGGGTGCACCCGGACAATTGGTGTCACCGCCGCTCGATGCTGTAAAGTCGGAATTTGACCGCGCACGCGACTGTTATCAGCAACTCGGTGCTGAAAGTGCGGTCCATCTCATCTCTCCTGAAGACAGATTGCCAGGAGCTCAAGACACCTTGCGGACGTTCCTCACTGAACTGGGTGCGGAAGGTGTGTCTATTGACAGCTCCCCGCTACTCGCACCATCAGACGTTGACGACTTCGATTATGCGGCACAGCAGCAGCGGCAGTTTATGCAATTGGTGAATCTGACGCAACGCTTTCTCCGAGAAGCCGCATCGCGACGGCAACAGTTCTTCTGGGAAAAGACGGATACCTCGTCGCTTGAAAGTTGGGGAGAGACCTGCCGGGATCCGAAAGTCTATTTCTGGGACGAAGTTATCGGTAGATGTCCGGCTCCCGACGTGCCTGCCAATCCGAGGACACGACTCATCTATGATGAACCGAACTGGAAAGGGTATGAAGTTGTGCTTGATGTCTGGAAGGACGTTTTTGCCTACGGCATCTTGCTGCTCCCGAACGACCTGCAACCCGAAGAACAGCGTCCCGTCGTTGTCTGTCAACACGGTTTGGAAGGAAGACCACAGGATACTGCCGATCCGAAAATAGAGTCCGTTTATTACGCTTACGCCGCAAGTTTGGCAGACAGAGGGTTTATCGCTTATGCCCCGCAGAACCCATACATCGGTCAGGATGCCTTCCGGGTCATCCAACGCAAAGGGAATCCAATAAAATGGTCGCTCTTTTCACTCATCATTCGCCAACATGAACGGACGCTTGACTGGCTCGCGGCGCAGCCCTTCGTTGATGCCGATCGGATTGGGTTTTACGGATTATCCTACGGTGGGAAGACGGCGATGCGGGTGCCGGCTGTGCTTGACCGTTACGCCTGCTCCATCTGTTCTGCGGATTTCAACGAATGGATCGTGAAAAATGCCACTTTTGACGCTCGTTATAGTTATATGTTCGGCGGCGAGTATGAGATGCCGGAGTTCGATCTGGGAAACACGTTCAACTACGGCGAGATGGCGGGATTGATTGCGCCGCGTCCGTTCATGGTGGAACGCGGACACGAAGACGGTGTCGCACCTGACGAATGGGTCGCCCACGAATTCGCTGTTGTTCGACGACTTTATGTCCAACTCGGTATTGCCGATAGAACGGAGATTGAGTTCTTTGACGGCGGGCATCAGATTAACGCTGAAGCCACATTCCGTTTCCTCCATCGCCACCTAAATTGGCCCGAACCGTAG
- a CDS encoding FtsX-like permease family protein, producing the protein MHRFSWNALKHFWQIHLTVALCTAVATGVLAGALLVGDSVRGSLRSLTTERLGTIQHALLADHFFQPNILDRQNTVPTILLNGTVVAPQAQTRASKVNVIGVTEDFFTFWVGDPVPNLNKPPNQPFNTIVINEALQSELKVQIGDMLLVNVAQVADIHPEFLLGERDAAEAIQSLRLVISDIVPTKNAGRFNLRAHQNLPFNAFIALPTLQKALGQVDQVNALFTAETTPISSDQLTLTLEALDLNIQMHRDHLDLQSRQYLLKPVLSESALTVATENSISTLPTLTYLANTISANDRTVPYSTIVAFPTDEGEFSDDYRAKPNEIVLNTWTADDLGVKVGDEISITYYSVGADETYNTETASFLLKGIVPIEGIAADRGIIPEFPGIHDTADMSEWESPFPIDYTLIRSQDETYWDEYGPTPKAFISLETGKRLWQNRFGDLTTIRMKVPQGSDVQATRTLFETQFLKRIQPEQIGFQFLALQTEGLQAATGATDFGMLFSSLSILIILAVAWLVELFFRIGVEQRSHEIGILQAVGYPLAKIRRRFFLEGGSVAGIGTLLGCLLAIGYAQLMLFGLKTWWLPAIGTPFIAFHASLWSLLIGVCVTMVVMLNAIRVAVARIGRTSTATLLAGGADFDDAGVKPKSQETKTAGGLISKITFLGLGIWFGIIAGSHLFDDGWFGLIPLVLILAIILFSIRYGLHKAEGIYAHLTRQHINSMFLFCCIGVVIGVIIGYFPLVQWIRETVFSWFEHPVVQFLFSTLSILGVGWLAFSRWLASENVPKRFSRMRFAIKNAARQPQRSKVSVTTVSLACCIIVAVGANRHDAPPKTEYAFVAESALPLHHSLNTPDGRFELGFSDAASELLSASEIIPFRVLPGEDVSCLNLYQPQKPQILGASGAMLVKPPWQRLELSDLGEGRAPAMGDDNSLRWILHHNPDDDFLVQDEFGKPLLLDIETLQGSLFQSQLIISEANFTKYFPSQSGYQFFLIKTPPELREETAQVLEKTLGDYGFDLTSASARLASYRSVENTYISTFQSLGGLGVLLGTFGLALVLFRNIIERRGELATLRAFGFSRRLLSRMLFLESCFLLTVGMFIGIVAGLVAILATHGHFPAFPWISLTITLLFIFGFGIIANAVAVTIALRSPLLATLKSE; encoded by the coding sequence ATGCACAGATTTTCTTGGAACGCCCTTAAACACTTCTGGCAGATACACCTCACCGTCGCCCTCTGTACAGCTGTCGCCACCGGTGTGCTTGCGGGGGCTTTGCTCGTCGGAGATTCTGTCCGTGGAAGTCTCCGCAGCCTCACGACAGAACGGCTCGGTACAATTCAACATGCCCTCCTCGCCGATCACTTTTTTCAGCCAAATATCTTAGATCGGCAAAACACTGTACCAACGATTTTGTTGAATGGCACGGTTGTTGCGCCACAGGCACAGACCCGTGCATCAAAGGTTAACGTCATCGGCGTAACAGAAGACTTCTTCACCTTTTGGGTAGGCGATCCCGTGCCGAACCTGAACAAACCCCCTAATCAGCCTTTCAACACGATTGTCATCAACGAGGCACTCCAAAGTGAGTTGAAGGTCCAAATCGGCGATATGCTCTTGGTGAACGTCGCGCAAGTTGCTGACATCCATCCCGAATTCTTGCTCGGTGAACGCGACGCTGCGGAGGCTATCCAGAGCCTCCGATTGGTCATCAGCGATATTGTTCCGACGAAGAACGCCGGTAGGTTCAACCTACGCGCACATCAAAACCTCCCTTTCAACGCTTTCATCGCGCTTCCAACTTTACAAAAAGCACTCGGACAGGTAGACCAAGTAAATGCCCTCTTCACGGCAGAAACAACCCCTATTTCATCTGACCAACTCACGTTGACGCTTGAGGCTCTTGACTTGAACATTCAAATGCATAGAGACCACTTGGATCTCCAAAGTCGGCAGTACCTCCTCAAACCTGTGTTATCGGAGAGTGCCTTGACGGTTGCAACGGAAAACAGTATCTCGACCCTCCCGACGCTGACCTATCTCGCAAATACAATATCTGCCAACGATAGGACGGTTCCATATTCCACAATTGTTGCATTCCCAACGGATGAAGGAGAGTTTTCAGATGACTATCGCGCCAAACCAAATGAAATCGTTCTCAATACGTGGACAGCGGATGATCTCGGCGTGAAAGTCGGCGATGAAATTAGCATTACATATTATAGTGTCGGGGCGGATGAGACCTATAACACCGAAACAGCATCCTTTCTTCTGAAGGGGATCGTGCCAATCGAGGGCATCGCTGCCGATAGAGGCATCATTCCTGAGTTCCCGGGTATCCACGACACCGCTGATATGTCTGAATGGGAATCCCCTTTTCCGATTGATTATACCCTCATCCGCAGCCAAGATGAGACGTATTGGGATGAATACGGACCCACACCGAAAGCGTTTATCTCGCTGGAGACGGGCAAGCGACTCTGGCAGAATCGGTTTGGCGATCTTACGACTATTCGCATGAAGGTGCCACAAGGTTCAGACGTGCAGGCAACACGCACGCTTTTTGAAACCCAGTTCCTCAAAAGGATTCAACCCGAGCAGATCGGATTTCAATTCTTGGCGCTCCAAACAGAAGGACTGCAAGCCGCTACAGGTGCCACGGATTTCGGGATGCTGTTTAGCAGCCTCAGTATCCTTATTATTCTCGCTGTCGCCTGGCTTGTCGAGCTGTTCTTTCGTATCGGTGTTGAACAACGTTCTCACGAGATTGGTATACTACAAGCCGTTGGCTATCCACTCGCTAAAATCCGCCGTCGTTTCTTTTTGGAGGGTGGGAGTGTCGCCGGTATCGGCACGCTTTTGGGATGCTTACTCGCCATTGGGTACGCCCAACTGATGCTATTCGGGTTAAAGACGTGGTGGTTGCCTGCTATCGGCACCCCCTTCATCGCATTTCACGCGAGTTTATGGAGCCTACTTATCGGGGTATGCGTGACAATGGTCGTCATGCTGAATGCCATCCGTGTTGCCGTCGCGAGGATAGGACGGACTTCGACGGCTACGCTCCTCGCCGGTGGAGCGGATTTTGATGACGCCGGTGTAAAACCAAAATCTCAAGAAACGAAGACAGCAGGCGGTTTAATATCAAAAATTACCTTTCTGGGGCTCGGTATCTGGTTCGGTATCATAGCCGGATCCCATCTCTTTGACGATGGATGGTTCGGATTGATTCCTTTGGTTTTGATACTTGCTATTATTTTATTTTCTATCCGCTATGGACTCCATAAAGCCGAGGGAATCTACGCGCATCTGACCCGTCAGCACATTAATTCAATGTTTTTGTTTTGCTGCATTGGGGTTGTTATCGGTGTTATCATTGGCTATTTCCCTTTAGTCCAGTGGATTCGAGAGACGGTTTTTTCGTGGTTTGAACATCCGGTTGTTCAATTTCTATTCTCCACACTCTCTATTCTCGGTGTGGGATGGCTGGCTTTTAGTAGATGGCTCGCCTCCGAGAACGTACCGAAACGGTTCAGCCGGATGCGATTTGCTATCAAAAATGCTGCGCGGCAGCCCCAACGGAGCAAAGTCTCTGTTACAACCGTCAGCTTGGCGTGCTGTATTATCGTGGCAGTCGGTGCGAATCGGCACGACGCACCCCCAAAAACAGAATACGCCTTTGTTGCGGAGTCGGCACTCCCTTTACACCATAGCCTGAATACACCCGACGGGCGGTTTGAACTCGGTTTCTCTGACGCTGCTTCTGAACTGCTCAGCGCGTCGGAAATCATTCCATTTCGCGTGCTTCCGGGTGAGGACGTGAGTTGTTTAAATCTCTATCAACCTCAGAAACCGCAAATTTTGGGTGCTTCGGGGGCTATGTTGGTAAAACCGCCGTGGCAGCGATTAGAACTCAGCGATCTCGGAGAAGGGAGAGCACCCGCGATGGGTGACGACAATTCGCTGCGTTGGATCTTACACCACAATCCTGATGACGATTTTCTTGTCCAAGATGAATTTGGAAAACCGCTGCTTTTGGATATTGAAACGCTTCAGGGGAGTCTCTTTCAGAGCCAACTCATTATCTCAGAAGCGAATTTTACAAAGTACTTCCCAAGCCAAAGCGGTTATCAGTTTTTCCTTATCAAAACGCCACCCGAATTGCGAGAAGAGACGGCACAAGTCTTAGAGAAAACACTCGGTGACTACGGGTTTGACCTGACATCCGCATCGGCGCGATTGGCGAGCTATCGATCGGTTGAGAATACCTATATCTCCACTTTCCAGAGCCTCGGGGGTTTGGGTGTGTTACTCGGTACGTTCGGACTGGCACTGGTGCTGTTTAGAAATATTATCGAACGCCGTGGTGAACTCGCAACGCTCCGCGCGTTCGGATTCAGCCGACGCCTCCTCTCACGGATGTTATTCCTTGAAAGCTGCTTTCTGCTCACTGTCGGTATGTTCATCGGGATTGTCGCAGGACTTGTGGCGATCCTGGCGACGCATGGACACTTTCCCGCTTTCCCGTGGATTTCCCTCACAATTACCTTGCTTTTTATCTTCGGTTTTGGTATAATTGCAAATGCCGTTGCAGTTACTATAGCACTCCGAAGTCCACTCTTGGCTACCCTTAAATCTGAATAA
- a CDS encoding ABC transporter ATP-binding protein codes for MKQSRPTTPLLKVSNVSKDFGSVQVLRNISFTLTDGTSVAITGPSGSGKSTLLHIVGTLEAPSSGRLEINNTDPFRLSEPELARYRNAVIGFVFQDHHLLPQYSVLENVLIPTLVSKRAPDPTQRAHELLRRIGLAHRVSHRPAELSGGERQRVAIARALINQPDILLCDEPTGNLDTTTSDTIADLLFELHRVEQKILIVVTHNLEFASRFQQHLQLVDGICSVTQSA; via the coding sequence ATGAAACAATCGCGTCCTACTACTCCGTTGCTTAAAGTTTCCAATGTCTCCAAAGACTTCGGATCCGTTCAAGTCTTGCGAAATATTTCATTTACGCTCACTGACGGGACTTCGGTGGCGATTACCGGCCCATCTGGCTCTGGCAAAAGCACACTGCTACACATTGTCGGAACGTTAGAGGCACCGAGTAGCGGACGGCTTGAGATTAACAACACGGACCCGTTTCGGCTTTCTGAACCCGAACTCGCCCGCTATCGGAACGCTGTCATCGGATTTGTATTTCAGGATCATCATCTGCTCCCGCAGTATTCCGTGCTTGAGAACGTCCTTATTCCGACACTCGTCTCCAAGCGGGCACCTGACCCAACACAACGCGCACACGAACTCCTCAGACGGATAGGCCTCGCGCACCGCGTGTCGCATCGACCCGCTGAACTTTCCGGGGGTGAACGACAACGCGTCGCTATTGCCCGTGCTCTCATTAATCAACCCGATATCCTCCTCTGCGATGAACCGACGGGAAACCTCGATACAACAACTTCCGATACCATCGCCGACTTGCTCTTTGAGCTCCACCGTGTAGAGCAGAAGATATTGATTGTTGTCACCCACAACCTTGAATTCGCGTCCCGTTTTCAGCAGCACCTGCAACTTGTCGATGGCATTTGCAGCGTCACGCAAAGTGCCTAA
- a CDS encoding thioesterase family protein, whose protein sequence is MPTEYRTKRKIEFADTDMAGIVHFTRFFVFMESAEHEFLRSLGTSVATEWNGDKIGWPRLAASCEYLSPLRFEDEVDIRLRISKKGTKSLTYQFHFTHQGKDIARGEITTVCCVTNPGEKLRAIPIPDFIANQIFCS, encoded by the coding sequence ATGCCCACTGAGTACCGAACCAAGCGAAAAATTGAGTTCGCTGACACCGATATGGCAGGGATTGTCCATTTTACACGATTTTTCGTCTTCATGGAGTCCGCTGAACACGAGTTCCTACGCAGCTTAGGGACAAGTGTCGCAACCGAATGGAATGGAGACAAAATCGGATGGCCTCGACTCGCCGCTTCGTGTGAGTATCTAAGTCCACTCCGGTTTGAAGATGAGGTTGACATCCGCCTCCGGATCTCCAAAAAAGGGACGAAATCGCTCACCTATCAATTTCACTTTACACATCAAGGAAAAGACATCGCACGTGGGGAGATTACCACTGTCTGTTGTGTAACGAACCCTGGTGAAAAACTACGGGCAATCCCTATCCCCGATTTCATTGCCAATCAGATTTTCTGTTCATGA
- a CDS encoding phosphoribosylaminoimidazolesuccinocarboxamide synthase, whose translation MSQDVITSTQLTNLSPAHSGKVRDLYDLGDELLIVSTDRISAFDVVLPNGIPDKGKVLTGLSTFWFNYTESVADNHLITTEVEDYPDVLQSDADLLKGRSMLVRKAERVDVECVVRGYLAGSGWSSYQKTGEICGQKLPPGLQESDRLPELLFTPTTKAEQGEHDEPISIEEMRNEVGSDLTDRLIDASFELFRAASQHAESAGIILCDTKFEFGQRDGKLIVIDEIFTPDSSRFWPAELYEPGRPQQSFDKQFVRDYLSEIGWNKEPPAPELPETVISKTSEKYREAYRLIVGEEL comes from the coding sequence ATGTCTCAAGACGTTATCACTTCTACACAGTTAACCAACTTATCACCTGCTCACAGTGGCAAGGTCCGAGACCTCTACGATCTCGGAGATGAACTCCTGATTGTATCCACCGATCGGATTTCGGCGTTCGATGTCGTTTTACCGAACGGTATTCCTGACAAAGGGAAAGTCTTGACCGGTTTATCCACGTTCTGGTTCAACTACACCGAATCTGTCGCCGACAATCATCTCATTACAACGGAAGTCGAGGATTATCCCGATGTCTTACAGTCGGATGCAGATCTTTTAAAAGGACGTTCTATGCTCGTCCGCAAAGCAGAACGCGTTGATGTTGAGTGCGTTGTGCGTGGCTATCTTGCAGGCTCTGGCTGGTCGTCGTATCAGAAAACCGGCGAAATCTGTGGGCAGAAACTGCCCCCAGGATTACAAGAGTCAGACCGGCTCCCAGAACTCCTTTTCACACCGACAACCAAAGCGGAACAGGGAGAACACGACGAACCAATCTCCATTGAAGAGATGCGAAATGAGGTCGGCAGCGACTTGACGGATCGCTTGATTGATGCGAGTTTTGAACTCTTCAGAGCCGCCAGCCAACACGCTGAAAGTGCCGGAATTATCCTCTGTGACACCAAGTTTGAGTTTGGGCAGCGCGACGGTAAACTGATTGTTATCGACGAAATTTTCACACCCGACTCCTCCCGTTTCTGGCCCGCCGAGCTCTACGAACCTGGTAGACCGCAGCAGAGTTTCGATAAACAGTTCGTCAGAGATTACCTTTCCGAGATCGGTTGGAACAAAGAACCGCCTGCCCCAGAATTACCGGAGACTGTTATCTCTAAAACAAGCGAAAAATACCGCGAAGCGTATCGTCTCATTGTTGGTGAAGAATTGTAG